The genomic stretch TGACTTCTCAACCAGTTCATTTGGAGGTCAGAATGGAAATATAAATATGGAGAACCACAACCATATCATAtaactttgtgcaaaagaaaattttcataatgTCCTGACTCCTGAAATATTCCAAAGGTTTAGCTTTCTCAAATGATATGGTGATGTGAAATGAGGTTCATTCGAGCACTATGTAGGACCAACAGTTGTTAATGACACTCCAACGCAATCCTCTCTACATACAATTGAATCCAACTTCATCATGATAATCCAGTAATCTATtcctttattaattaaatgttcAGATGAAATGATACAAGCCTACGGAAGCCGATAGTATTACTAACATTTGTCAATGACAGAATCACAAACCTCGTCAAAGAAAAGTATACACGGTGAGCATGTCCTCGCGCGACTAAACAATGTCCGAACTGCCAATTCACTTTCTCCAACATATTTATTCAAAAGTTCAGGGCCCTAACCAGTTAAAAAAGCCATGTCAACCAAATGGATCCTCTCAAATTATGCAAAAGCATACATTGAATGTCCACTGTTACAGCGACCTACATTAATAACCCAGTATTTCAATAACATTCATCGGGAAAAGTCAATGACCGACCTTAATGTGAATGAAATTTGCTCCTGCTTCATTAGCAACAGCCTTTGCTATCAGTGTTTTACCACATCCAGGAGGCCCATAGAGCAGAAATCCCGTTTCTAAATCTACTCCAAATTCCTGAAAGCacaaatcatttcaaaatcatAATTAGCCACTTGACAGCAGACTTAAATAAATAGACAAAGGTACATGCAGGAGTATGAAGCAGTGACCCAACAATATATGCCATATAATACTAAATATTCACATATAGCATGTCGTGCGATACATTAATGTCTCAACCGAGggtaatgtttttatttaagtttctAAAAGTTCAGAGTGTGTTTCAGTAAGAATTACATCAAATTTCTCTGATAGTTCTTCCTGGAGATAGTCATGTTTAAGCGAAGTGTGCAACTTTTTTGATAAAGTTAAAAACAGCTAATGAAAATGTTTGGCATTCTATTCTTTTCCATAGATTAGTAAGTTCTCCAAAACCTTGCCCAAGCAAGCCATTTCACCAATTGAGATATGTTTAAGGTGACATGTTAGGCTCTTTTTACTTGCAATTAGTGAACGGTATTGGCTTACTAAGGAATGTGACGCCATCCTGTAAATATTGTATTTAACTAGCCATAAATGCCGCAGAAAAtatgttcagaaagaaaatTGGGGTTAAAAGTACCACATACagatgaaaaataattttctacCGAAGTATGCACCATAATCATTGAGCTATGAAGTGTGGAGAGTTGAGCAtcattattaaaatttaaaagcagAAGAAATGGTTAAGGAGATTCATGTTGATCATCAGTGATTATTTCCTTAGATCTTTTAGATCATAGCAAGCCATTCCAAGGcacaattttttaaataaaaaatataacttTCTTCTACAAACACACAATGTACTAGCCATTCCGAGACAAAGTTttgaataaaagaaacaaacatCTTAATTTGGAAACACATACACAGAGATTAGgaaaaaaagataaaacaacagaaaatgaaaatatgaattaCCTCATAGTTCTCAGGATATTTAACACGCCTAACAATATAGCGATCAAATTCCTGCCTTAAAAGATCTAACCCACCAACATCTTCCCATTTTACATTAGGAATTGCAGAGAACCCTTCTCTTTTGGACGAGGGCTGAACCACTTCAACTGCTTCCTGCAGAAATGAACATGATAACACCATTACCACGAGAAATTTAATGCACAAATAAGAATAACTGGTTTTTACCTCAATAGGTAACTATGTTAGTCAAAACATGGGGAGAAAGGGTAAAGGTAGTTAATTTTGGAATACCTCAAAATCAGCCATAGTAATAGTGAGCTTTTCCATTTCTTCAGGCAACCATGGTTGCATCCACCACTCTTCATTGCATTCTTTGTCCATAGTATCTATAGATATATCAGCCTTCCTCTTGTGTATAATCCTTTTCATGGCAATATTACCGGCCCTGTCAGCCAGGGCTTTCAAATCAGCCCCAACAAACCCTGGTGTAGACCTGGCTATTTTAAGAAGATCAAAAGAACCTTCAAGTTTTAGATTGCGCGTAAGTACAGAAAGAATCTTAACCCTGGCATTTTCATCTGGAACGCCTAAAACAATCTCACGGTCAAATCGGCCAGGTCTCCTTAAAGCATGGTCAACAGCATCAGGCCTATTGGTTGCTCCAATTACAAGAACATAGCCAGACTTGTTATCTGAAATTTGAGAGTTGGAATCTTCATCAGCCGTTTGTACAAGCCTATGAGATTCATCCATACAAGTCATTAGTTGTGTGACAATTCGCCTCTCCATCTCACGCTGCAAACTCtctctttttgaagcaattgCATCAATTTCATCAATAAACACAATTGAAGGGGCAGTTCTGTAAGCTTTAGAAAAAAGATCTCGTATATTTTCTTCAGATGCACCTACAATTTATGATAGCCATGGCAACATAttacaaattacaattttacaacaaaaatttcacaaacatAAGAACCTTAACAGTACAACATTTTTCAGCTTGAATGATTCAGTCATTGAAACTATGAAGTGAGTAATGCTAAAACCTGAAACACCAGAGACTACTTCGGTGGCAGAAATCTTATAGAAGGGAATGCCGGTTTCATTGGCAATGGCATGAGCTAATTTGGTCTTGCCACACCCGGGCGGGCCATACAACAGAATCCCAGACATTGGCCTAACTCCGAGCCACTGTGGTAGCTCTGGATGGCGAAGCGGCACAATCACCTCCATCTTTAGCTCCTCTATCACCTTCTCCAACCCACCCAAGTCTCTAAACCTCGGCCCCTCACTCCCCTTCACCTCAACATCTCTGGAAACCGATCCCTTAGCTTCAGATTCCCGAAATGTTTCTCGCCCCCCTTGCCCTCCGTTTCCGCTCATCAACTTAACTTTCTCACGACCAGGAAGCTCAATTTCTACATTCTTCTCCTTCTGGTCCTCGGGCGCCTTGGGCTTCAAGGCGCTGTTGGATCCCATATATGATGCTCGGAGGCTCGATTTCATCACATCAAACTCCGGTTCCACTTTCTCGCTATATATGGCGTCGTCCAATGTCGACAACGCCTCCTCCTCATAATCATCATCAGACGATGTAGATGGACGGTCACCATGGCTTTGGCGAATCCTTCTGACGTGCGCAGTCTCTATCCGCTGCAATCTCTCCTCCATCTTATTGGCCCTCCGCCGTCTCTTGGAATTGCTATGGTCCACTTCTTCATCTTCGTCTTCGTCAGCGTCTTCGTCGTCTTCTAGGTCGCTGACatggattagggttttggattGCTTGAAGGAAGGCGAATCTAGGGTTTTCTGGACCAACTTGGTGAAAGACTGGAGCTTGATGCGGTGGTAGTCTTTGTAATTAGTGCGAAGTTTGCCGACGATTTCGTCGAGAGAGGAGGAGCGGAGGTGCTTGAAGGTCTCCAGACGACAACGGAGAACCTTCTGCTTTTGGTCGGAGAGGGACATCCCTCCTCCGTCGAACTTTCTTCCCGTCTTCTTCATCTCTACTTTGGCTATGTTGGAACACACACAGTGAACTCGATTGAAACGTGAGGCGCGCTTAATTAGGGTTTATGGGTTTAGGTGGCGATCAAAACGGTGCTGTTTGGTGGTtttgtttatataatttttattttgacttATTTTTAACTACGTTTTTGAAATTCGATTTCGGTCTCACTTTAGTTCTTAAAATTCAAAGGTTGTCACTTTTTACTTCCTaaaactcgattttgatctcattttaCTCCCTAAAATTTAATAGTCATCACTTTACTTCCTGAAACTTAGAATTTTATTGccttgtttctatttttttgaaataagttcattcattcaaaaatttATAATTAGTAATTCTTCAAACTTCCCCCTGGAATAAATGAATAGTGAAAATGAACATAAATAATAAGGCCCAATTAGGGTTGGGTTTGGTTCAAAAtggttcggttttttgccataatcgaaatcaaacaaaaacttcGGTTTTTccatgatttttattttttatttttatttttatctggAGCTTGAAGCACATGCTTCCCTTCCTTGAGCATCCTCAGTGAGAAATCAACCTGCAACATGCCCTAATCAAAATATTTGAACTTCAACTGAGAAGTCAACTTAACTCATGCTTTTCAGTTTTCATCTCTGCATTACACAATATTATACAAAAGCTTAATACTTACAGATTGTAAACACAGTTGGAGCATTTGAGCGGAAACAAGAAAAACCCAATAGTAGAAAAACTAATTcagaaaacacaaacaaaaaactcaacctaatttaccaaattaaaatcaaccaaaacgaaaaaaaatcaatctttttTCTAAATTAATAGTTAAAAAAAGGTAGAGATTGTGAACCTGCAGAAGCAAGCATTGGAGGAGCAACAATGGCGGGTGCGCTGACAAAAAGTGTCAAGCCATTGCAGGGCCAAGTTGAAGTAATTAAACTCCTTCTGCCCTCATCCTCTACTTCCGATTTGAAAGGGGCGAGGGAAAATTatggtttggaagaaggaatCCGCGAAGAGGACAGGAGAAGACTGGAGGGAAagtgatttggaggaagagaggaatgagagaaagagacacagaggaaacagagagagagagagaaagaaagcagcggaggggagagagagagtgtttaAGAAAATCAAGAGGTGGAAACTGAAATAGGAGAGAGTGACTGCTAGGGTTTGTAAACTTTAGAAATTTTACAAAGCATTAAAGATTAGAATACCTATAAATAACTTACTGGTACAATTATAGCAACACAAAACCTATAGTCAAGTTGGCTTGAAGCAAGTATCCTCAACCTAGAAGGAAGGGATTCGAATCCTCATGCCACCAGGTTTTGAGTATttataagtgattttcatatatcggttcggttcggtttggtcaGGTTCAATTTTCGAACCTCAAAAATCGAAATTGAACCAACCAGATTCGGTTTTATTCGGTTTGACAGCTTCGGTtcgttttttttcggttcgattttttaGGTCTCGGTTTAgtttttgatctttttttttcggttttcgattTTTCAAACCCACCATTTGGCCCAATATATGGTACAACGAAAGTCCCTCAAGTCTTTAATTAAGAGAGTATTTTGGCTGGAGACTTCAAATCCAATCTATGTGCGGGCTGAAATGACTAGATGTTGTCCAGAATCGGTACTCGACATGAGGCGGTGCTCAACGTGAAGCGATACTTAGCTAGAGGTAGCATATGTTGTGAGGCTGCTTGGTTAGAAACGGTGCTCGCAGCGAGGTGGTTACTCAGCCGGGGGTTATGCTTGTTGCAAGACAGCTCGACTCGCGACATTCCTTGTTGCAAGTATCCATCTATGTGAGTGTGCGCTTAATATGAGTTAACTCTCAACATGACTTGGGTCCGCTTTTTGGGTTTGCATATTGGGTTTATGTGTCGGGTGCGCAGATCGAGTCCACACATTGGGTCTTTGAGTCGGGGTCATAATAGGGTCTTTGAATTGCGTCCATAAGTTGGGTCTGTGACTCAGGGTCCGTGTAACGACCCGTCTtgaattttacattttaattagctaaatttacaaaaatatccCTAATGACGAAAccgttgactttcgttgactcTCGTTCTATGATATGTAagaatttttctttcaatttattcACGTAGCACTCGTTGATACAAACATGTAGGCGTGGGCAGAATTGATTTGGAATTAAAACGAAGTTTCTACGAATTTTTAAACGTCatgggcattttggtaatttcacaATAGGAGATATTTCTCCACTTTGGACCATCCACAAGCTGACACGTGGCAGTTTTACCCCATTTTCTGGGGTGTTCTT from Pyrus communis chromosome 7, drPyrComm1.1, whole genome shotgun sequence encodes the following:
- the LOC137739497 gene encoding cell division control protein 48 homolog C-like — encoded protein: MKKTGRKFDGGGMSLSDQKQKVLRCRLETFKHLRSSSLDEIVGKLRTNYKDYHRIKLQSFTKLVQKTLDSPSFKQSKTLIHVSDLEDDEDADEDEDEEVDHSNSKRRRRANKMEERLQRIETAHVRRIRQSHGDRPSTSSDDDYEEEALSTLDDAIYSEKVEPEFDVMKSSLRASYMGSNSALKPKAPEDQKEKNVEIELPGREKVKLMSGNGGQGGRETFRESEAKGSVSRDVEVKGSEGPRFRDLGGLEKVIEELKMEVIVPLRHPELPQWLGVRPMSGILLYGPPGCGKTKLAHAIANETGIPFYKISATEVVSGVSGASEENIRDLFSKAYRTAPSIVFIDEIDAIASKRESLQREMERRIVTQLMTCMDESHRLVQTADEDSNSQISDNKSGYVLVIGATNRPDAVDHALRRPGRFDREIVLGVPDENARVKILSVLTRNLKLEGSFDLLKIARSTPGFVGADLKALADRAGNIAMKRIIHKRKADISIDTMDKECNEEWWMQPWLPEEMEKLTITMADFEEAVEVVQPSSKREGFSAIPNVKWEDVGGLDLLRQEFDRYIVRRVKYPENYEEFGVDLETGFLLYGPPGCGKTLIAKAVANEAGANFIHIKGPELLNKYVGESELAVRTLFSRARTCSPCILFFDEVDALTTKRGKEGGWVVERLLNQLLIELDGAEQRRGVFVIGATNRPDVMDRAVLRPGRFGKLIYVAPPTKDERGLILKALARKKPIDESIDLREIGQRETCENFSGADLAALMNEAAMAALEEKLTLPERSSDASPWTIKESHFDQALAKMAPSVTDQQMQYYQRFGESLKAPRNKT